From a single bacterium genomic region:
- a CDS encoding co-chaperone GroES: MKIKPLHDHILVERLEEEVKKSGIIIPDTAKEKPQQGKVIEVGDGRRDEKGTRISMDVKKGDTILFGKYSGTEVKLDNIEYIIIREEEVLGIIQKEKEK, translated from the coding sequence ATGAAAATAAAACCACTACATGATCATATCCTTGTTGAGAGGCTTGAAGAGGAAGTGAAGAAGAGCGGTATCATTATCCCCGATACGGCGAAAGAAAAGCCACAGCAGGGCAAGGTGATCGAAGTCGGTGACGGTCGCAGAGATGAAAAGGGAACGCGCATTTCTATGGACGTGAAAAAAGGCGACACGATTCTCTTCGGCAAATATTCGGGCACTGAGGTTAAGCTCGATAATATCGAATATATTATCATCCGCGAGGAAGAGGTCCTGGGTATTATCCAGAAGGAAAAAGAGAAATAA
- a CDS encoding TolC family protein yields MILLSSIGLVLNGMPLDSLIQKLRNANPELIAAKSRYEALHQKTTLFYDIPDPWVAAQFSSDMIMYSVSQELPFPSKPAYLRRYNITETQRTHESYREVEQKLIVELKRSIINYRLIEKNILSMKEITAYLAQVRSIAKRQYPLKKMPLADVLRIQVELSHKDIELENLVNERSQAARVFNSLFNQPMDTVISDIPEIRLWTKIPEAADLIQAARDSNPELRAMSAARKNAEIMGSLAAQEYLPDLMFKYEHGRDDQGMTANRYMIGITLPLWFWSKQNRMVKFSAYERKTADADYTAAENTLILMVTDLTYKLQRLQRTMLLYETTVLPQSQAALDASIAAFASSQTGLLEVLESEKMYVENMFEYNQISADFSTAQAELEQVISTALPQ; encoded by the coding sequence ATGATATTACTTTCAAGCATTGGCTTGGTCCTGAATGGTATGCCGCTTGATTCATTGATCCAGAAATTACGGAATGCCAATCCTGAACTGATCGCGGCGAAATCAAGGTATGAAGCATTGCATCAGAAAACGACGCTCTTCTACGACATCCCTGATCCCTGGGTTGCCGCGCAGTTCTCAAGCGACATGATCATGTATTCAGTATCGCAGGAACTGCCTTTCCCCAGTAAACCGGCGTATCTGCGCCGCTATAATATCACCGAAACCCAACGCACTCACGAATCCTACCGGGAGGTTGAACAAAAGCTGATCGTAGAACTCAAGCGCTCGATCATCAATTACCGGCTCATCGAGAAGAACATCTTATCAATGAAGGAAATCACGGCCTATCTTGCCCAGGTCCGTTCGATCGCAAAGCGGCAGTACCCTTTAAAAAAAATGCCATTGGCTGATGTTTTGAGGATACAGGTTGAACTCAGTCATAAGGATATCGAGCTCGAAAATCTAGTCAACGAGCGATCCCAGGCAGCTAGAGTATTCAACTCCCTGTTCAACCAACCCATGGATACGGTGATCTCGGACATCCCGGAGATCAGGCTCTGGACGAAAATACCGGAGGCCGCTGACCTGATCCAGGCCGCCAGGGACAGTAACCCTGAACTCAGAGCCATGTCAGCGGCTAGAAAAAATGCTGAAATCATGGGTTCACTGGCTGCACAGGAATATCTGCCCGACCTGATGTTTAAATATGAACACGGGCGCGATGACCAGGGCATGACCGCCAACCGATATATGATCGGCATCACCCTGCCGTTATGGTTTTGGTCAAAACAGAACCGCATGGTAAAATTCTCAGCGTATGAACGAAAAACGGCTGATGCCGACTATACGGCGGCGGAAAACACCCTGATCCTGATGGTCACTGATCTGACCTACAAGCTGCAGCGCCTGCAACGGACCATGCTGCTTTACGAAACCACGGTTCTGCCGCAATCCCAAGCCGCGCTTGACGCGTCGATCGCTGCGTTCGCCTCGAGCCAGACCGGTCTGCTTGAAGTTTTGGAAAGCGAGAAGATGTACGTTGAGAACATGTTTGAATACAACCAGATCAGCGCTGACTTTTCTACAGCGCAGGCGGAGCTTGAGCAGGTGATCAGTACGGCTCTGCCGCAATAA